The proteins below are encoded in one region of Diorhabda carinulata isolate Delta chromosome 3, icDioCari1.1, whole genome shotgun sequence:
- the LOC130891986 gene encoding protein lifeguard 3-like, protein MNGNEKPYKKSRFYRKNQRPTGYDKDADENSIKTNVKENEQATEKVTNVDDIEDPIPLIQLMKEDTLIQSLEKLTQQLKDNKNDFVAESKAKTDEIETENVIRNKTLMKDLIYINDIDSNNPPAPFSYHDNRRTHTQLVYMNRDNRMRDDPTFELGMQASFDSVSIRNNFVSKVYSILSIQLLLTFAFVLTAVYVNPIKYFILTNFVLYLISSILMLVLLMSMACFVPLRRKFPLNFFLLFLFSLCFSYTTATAACFYSEETVLYAVGGTAIITALITLIAYSNIFDITNCGFILCMAGVVMAVFGVIALIVYLITGSETMYLVYAFLCVLLFTVYLLYDTQQILGGGRVALSPEEYILGALTLYVDILMIFNYLLLILGRR, encoded by the coding sequence atgaatggaaatgaAAAACCGTACAAGAAAAGTCGATTTTATCGAAAGAATCAACGACCAACAGGATACGATAAGGACGCAGacgaaaattcaattaaaacgaacgttaaagaaaatgaacaaGCTACAGAAAAAGTTACCAACGTCGACGATATTGAAGATCCCATACCTTTGATACAACTAATGAAAGAAGATACTTTGATACAATCATTGGAAAAATTAACACAACAACTGAaggataataaaaatgattttgtcgCCGAATCGAAAGCGAAAACGGACGAAATCGAAACGGAAAATGTAATAAGAAACAAGACGTTGATGAAAGATTTGATATATATCAACGATATCGATTCTAATAACCCACCAGCGCCGTTTTCTTACCACGACAATCGTCGCACGCACACCCAACTAGTTTACATGAATCGAGATAATCGAATGAGAGACGATCCGACTTTCGAATTAGGTATGCAAGCATCATTCGATTCCGTATCGATTAGAAACAACTTCGTATCGAAAGTCTACTCGATTCTCAGTATACAATTACTGTTGACGTTCGCTTTCGTATTAACGGCCGTTTACGTCAATCCCATCAAGTATTTCATCCTGACGAATTTCGTACTGTATTTAATAAGCAGCATATTAATGTTGGTACTACTGATGTCGATGGCGTGCTTCGTACCGCTGCGCAGGAAGTTCCCTTTGAATTTCTTCTTGTTGTTTCTGTTTAGTTTATGTTTTAGCTACACTACAGCCACGGCGGCTTGTTTTTATTCGGAAGAGACGGTGTTGTACGCCGTCGGGGGTACCGCCATCATAACCGCCCTGATTACCCTCATTGCCTATTCGAATATATTCGATATAACTAATTGCGGGTTCATTTTGTGTATGGCCGGTGTTGTGATGGCGGTTTTCGGCGTTATAGCtttgattgtttatttgatAACGGGATCGGAAACTATGTATTTGGTTTACGCGTTTTTGTGCGTCTTGTTGTTTACCGTTTATCTGTTGTACGATACGCAACAGATTCTTGGGGGGGGCAGAGTGGCGTTGTCGCCCGAAGAATACATACTGGGGGCGCTAACTTTGTATGTTGATATATTGATGATATTTAATTAtcttttgttgattttaggaaGACGATAA
- the LOC130891987 gene encoding protein lifeguard 2-like, translating into MIYFIANYVSKQTCQENVIKYRMMSSETSLDHTTIQIDSITDEEHASRPGTSLESGGEDQQNLSSVLPNTENILESLENLSQQLKKEQEDLLKQFSTTPIQIAVSKHEIGVGSNHVLSEIPEEPPPPYSFHGNAEQRVYIQHGIRYRDPAPNYFETYDDDFQSARLRSRFVAKVYGILTSQFFITFGFVMMCVYIVPVKNFVKTRPVLYTLSTVGLVVLLILLACFIHLRRSFPINFILLLIFTIAFAYSMGTAASFYSEKAVMVATGSTALIVAIVTFLAWLNLFDVTSWGFILYVGVALVLLFGLVGSIIFWVFGGSEMFKMIFASVIVTFFTIYLLYDTQKLIGGGRIALSPEEYILGALSLYVDIMLIFNYVLLLCGRG; encoded by the coding sequence ATGATTTATTTCATTGCAAACTACGTATCCAAACAAACTTGTCAAGAAAACGTCATAAAATACCGAATGATGTCTTCGGAAACATCTCTAGATCACACAACAATTCAAATCGATTCTATAACCGACGAAGAACATGCCAGTCGACCGGGCACGTCTTTGGAATCGGGAGGCGAAGATCAACAGAACTTGTCGTCGGTATTACCAAACACCGAAAACATATTAGAATCGTTGGAGAATTTGAGTCAACAATTGAAGAAAGAACAAGAGGATCTTCTGAAGCAATTCAGCACGACGCCTATACAGATCGCGGTATCTAAACACGAAATCGGCGTCGGATCCAACCACGTTCTATCCGAGATACCAGAAGAACCGCCTCCTCCGTATTCCTTCCACGGTAACGCCGAACAACGAGTTTACATCCAACACGGAATCAGATACCGGGATCCAGCTCCAAATTACTTCGAAACCTACGACGACGATTTCCAATCGGCGAGATTGAGAAGCAGATTCGTAGCTAAGGTGTACGGGATTTTGACTTcgcaattttttataactttcgGATTCGTGATGATGTGCGTTTATATAGTGCCGGTGAAGAATTTCGTCAAAACGAGACCCGTCTTGTACACTTTATCTACCGTGGGGTTGGTGGTTTTACTAATATTATTAGcttgttttattcatttgcGACGGTCTTTTCcgattaatttcatattattacttattttcaCGATCGCTTTCGCTTATTCCATGGGTACGGCCGCGAGTTTTTATTCCGAGAAAGCGGTCATGGTAGCTACCGGTTCGACGGCTCTAATCGTAGCTATAGTGACTTTTTTAGCTTGGTTGAATTTGTTCGACGTCACCTCTTGGGGGTTCATACTTTACGTGGGGGTTGCGCTGGTTTTGTTGTTCGGTCTAGTGGGTTCGATTATTTTTTGGGTGTTCGGCGGTAGCGAGATGTTCAAAATGATATTTGCCTCGGTGATCGTCAcgttttttactatttatttattatacgaTACGCAAAAGTTGATAGGAGGTGGCAGGATTGCCTTATCGCCCGAAGAATATATCTTGGGAGCTCTATCTTTGTACGTTGACAtcatgttaatatttaattatgttttgttGTTATGCGGTAGGggctaa